One stretch of Candidatus Cloacimonas sp. DNA includes these proteins:
- a CDS encoding YigZ family protein yields MLYTIEKKIESEIKIKRSRFVAGLYPLSAKEEIKEILNEHNCLFADATHNCYAYLYGLHREISYYSDAGEPSGTAGKPILNTLLRNDLTNVLAIVSRYFGGVKLGVKGLITAYSDAVEQAISQSYLIEAKQLISYSLICDYASFENLKHSFQAIGGEIEQVTWSEEISFTLSLPVEQETEFRKIMAGNKHKIRLNY; encoded by the coding sequence GTGCTGTATACAATTGAAAAAAAGATAGAAAGTGAGATAAAAATAAAGCGTTCCAGATTCGTGGCTGGGCTGTATCCTCTATCCGCAAAAGAAGAGATTAAAGAGATATTGAACGAACACAATTGTCTCTTTGCCGATGCCACTCATAATTGCTATGCCTATCTTTACGGTTTGCACAGAGAAATTAGCTATTATTCCGATGCCGGAGAACCATCCGGGACAGCTGGAAAGCCAATCTTAAATACCCTGTTGCGTAATGACCTGACAAATGTTCTGGCTATTGTATCCCGTTATTTTGGAGGTGTAAAATTGGGGGTTAAGGGATTAATTACTGCCTATTCTGATGCTGTGGAACAGGCAATATCACAAAGCTATTTGATAGAGGCAAAGCAACTTATTTCGTATTCCCTGATTTGTGATTATGCCTCTTTTGAAAACCTGAAACATTCCTTTCAGGCAATCGGAGGAGAAATTGAGCAGGTAACTTGGTCGGAAGAAATAAGTTTTACTCTCTCTCTGCCTGTAGAGCAGGAAACTGAATTTCGCAAAATTATGGCTGGCAATAAGCACAAAATTCGTTTAAATTATTAG